A window from Erythrobacter sp. YJ-T3-07 encodes these proteins:
- a CDS encoding sodium:proton antiporter, whose translation MHDTAAAALSPFDIAALLVVAAAVFGYINHHYIRLPHVIGLTIMGALAAVVLTVLNALVPSITLDDSVSRLLERLNFTQTLLQGMLSFLLFAGALHVDLDRLKADWLPVLLLSTVGVIISTVVVGVAAWGVGMLLGVQIAPIWYFVFGALISPTDPVSVLGVLREENVPASLQSAVAGESLFNDGVGIVVFTILLGAAVTGADFSLGEGARLFVIEAGGGVAIGLLIGWLGFRALRSMDEYTLEVLITLAVVMGGYALCSQLHVSGPLAMAVAGLLIGNQGANLAMSDQTLDYVNKFWELVDEVLNSVLFLLIGLEVIALAPGLRELVFGLAAIVITLAARAIAVGGAIKAIPAARLSTPGSGRVLWWGGLRGGISVALALSLPEGSTRDLLLAATFAAVLFSVLVQRATLGKLIDGLKASHSPAMEKSEQSGPSSD comes from the coding sequence ATGCACGATACCGCCGCAGCCGCGCTTTCGCCGTTCGACATTGCCGCGCTGCTGGTCGTGGCGGCGGCGGTGTTCGGCTATATTAACCATCACTACATCCGCCTGCCGCATGTCATCGGGCTGACGATCATGGGCGCGCTCGCCGCGGTGGTGCTCACCGTGCTCAACGCGCTGGTGCCCAGCATCACGCTGGACGACAGCGTTTCGCGCCTGCTCGAGCGGCTCAATTTCACGCAGACGCTGCTGCAGGGGATGCTCAGCTTCCTGCTGTTCGCGGGCGCGCTGCATGTCGATCTGGACCGGCTGAAGGCGGACTGGCTGCCGGTGCTGCTGCTTTCGACCGTGGGCGTGATCATCTCCACCGTGGTCGTTGGTGTGGCGGCGTGGGGCGTGGGGATGCTGCTCGGCGTGCAGATCGCGCCGATCTGGTACTTCGTTTTCGGCGCGCTGATCTCTCCTACCGATCCGGTCTCCGTGCTGGGCGTGCTGCGGGAAGAGAATGTGCCCGCCTCGCTCCAGAGCGCGGTTGCGGGCGAAAGCCTGTTCAACGATGGCGTGGGCATCGTGGTCTTCACCATCCTGCTTGGCGCAGCGGTGACGGGCGCGGATTTCAGCCTGGGCGAAGGCGCGCGGCTGTTCGTGATCGAGGCGGGCGGCGGCGTCGCGATCGGCCTCTTGATCGGCTGGCTGGGCTTTCGCGCCTTGCGATCGATGGACGAATATACGCTGGAAGTGCTGATCACGCTCGCGGTGGTGATGGGCGGCTATGCGCTGTGCAGCCAGCTGCATGTCTCCGGCCCGCTGGCAATGGCGGTCGCCGGGCTGCTGATCGGCAACCAGGGCGCCAATCTGGCGATGAGCGACCAGACGCTCGATTACGTCAACAAGTTCTGGGAGCTGGTCGACGAGGTGCTCAATTCCGTCCTGTTCCTGCTGATCGGGCTGGAGGTGATCGCACTGGCTCCGGGCTTGCGGGAGCTGGTCTTCGGCCTTGCCGCGATCGTCATTACCCTCGCCGCGCGGGCGATTGCGGTGGGCGGCGCGATCAAGGCGATCCCTGCGGCCCGGCTTTCCACCCCCGGTTCGGGCCGGGTGCTGTGGTGGGGGGGGCTGCGCGGCGGTATCTCGGTCGCGCTTGCGCTCTCGCTGCCCGAAGGGAGCACGCGCGACCTGCTGCTGGCGGCGACCTTTGCCGCGGTGCTGTTCTCCGTCCTCGTCCAGCGCGCCACGCTGGGCAAGCTGATCGACGGCCTCAAGGCGTCCCACTCGCCCGCGATGGAAAAGAGCGAGCAATCCGGCCCATCGAGCGATTGA
- a CDS encoding transcriptional regulator, with translation MADVPLDYRAIDDTIHGRVRLATMAYLSGAECADFGELRDRTGVSDGNLSVHLRKLEDAGYISIEKRFEGKKPVTTACLTDAGREAWIVYLDRMKAMLFGEDGG, from the coding sequence GTGGCTGACGTCCCGCTTGATTACCGGGCGATCGACGACACCATCCACGGGCGCGTCAGGCTCGCTACGATGGCCTATCTCTCGGGTGCCGAATGCGCAGATTTCGGGGAGTTGCGAGACCGCACCGGCGTGAGCGACGGAAACCTCTCGGTCCACCTGCGCAAGCTGGAGGACGCAGGCTATATCAGCATCGAGAAGCGCTTTGAGGGGAAGAAACCCGTCACCACGGCATGCCTGACCGATGCAGGGCGCGAGGCGTGGATCGTCTATCTCGACCGGATGAAGGCGATGCTGTTCGGGGAGGATGGCGGCTAG
- the purC gene encoding phosphoribosylaminoimidazolesuccinocarboxamide synthase, producing the protein MSRRRQIYEGKAKILYEGPEPGTLIQYFKDDATAFNAEKKGTINGKGVINNRISEHVFTRLANIGIPTHFIRRLNMREQLIRQVEIIPLEVVVRNVAAGSLCKRLGLEEGEPLPHSLIEYYYKDDALGDPLVAEEHIACFNWASQEEMQDMSAMAIRINDFIAGMFAAVDIRLVDFKLEFGRLWDGDYARVILADEISPDGCRLWDMNSGEKLDKDRFRRDLGGEEEAYQEVARRLGVLQNDGNTPGEVFDLSAHRGRVRGSTPKKK; encoded by the coding sequence ATGTCCCGTCGTCGCCAGATCTACGAAGGCAAGGCCAAGATCCTTTACGAGGGGCCCGAGCCGGGCACGCTGATCCAGTATTTCAAGGATGATGCGACCGCCTTCAATGCCGAGAAAAAGGGCACGATCAACGGCAAGGGCGTGATCAACAACCGCATCAGCGAACACGTGTTCACGCGGCTGGCCAATATCGGCATCCCGACTCACTTCATCCGCCGCCTCAACATGCGCGAACAGCTGATCCGGCAGGTCGAGATCATTCCCTTGGAAGTGGTCGTGCGCAACGTTGCCGCCGGATCGCTGTGCAAGCGGCTTGGTCTGGAAGAAGGCGAGCCTCTGCCCCACTCGCTGATCGAATATTACTACAAGGACGATGCGCTGGGCGATCCGCTGGTCGCCGAAGAGCACATCGCCTGCTTCAACTGGGCAAGCCAGGAAGAGATGCAGGACATGTCCGCGATGGCGATCCGCATCAACGATTTCATCGCCGGGATGTTCGCCGCGGTCGATATCCGGCTGGTCGACTTCAAGCTGGAATTCGGGCGGCTGTGGGACGGCGACTATGCGCGCGTGATCCTCGCCGACGAGATCAGCCCCGACGGGTGCCGTTTGTGGGACATGAACTCGGGCGAAAAGCTCGACAAGGATCGCTTCCGCCGCGATCTGGGGGGCGAGGAAGAGGCCTACCAGGAAGTCGCCCGGCGCCTCGGCGTGCTGCAGAACGACGGCAACACCCCGGGCGAGGTGTTCGACCTCTCCGCCCACCGCGGCCGCGTGCGCGGCAGCACTCCGAAGAAGAAGTAA